One genomic segment of Pongo abelii isolate AG06213 chromosome 13, NHGRI_mPonAbe1-v2.0_pri, whole genome shotgun sequence includes these proteins:
- the HSPA5 gene encoding endoplasmic reticulum chaperone BiP precursor (The RefSeq protein has 2 substitutions compared to this genomic sequence): MKLSLVAAMLLLLSAARAEEEDKKEDVGTVVGIDLGTTYSCVGVFKNGRVEIIANDQGNRITPPYVAFTPEGERLIGDAAKNQLTSNPENTVFDAKRLIGRTWNDPSVQQDIKFLPFKVVEKKTKPYIQVDIGGGQTKTFAPEEISAMVLTKMKETAEAYLGKKVTHAVVTVPAYFNDAQRQATKDAGTIAGLNVMRIINEPTAAAIAYGLDKREGEKNILVFDLGGGTFDVSLLTIDNGVFEVVATNGDTHLGGEDFDQRVMEHFIKLYKKKTGKDVRKDNRAVQKLRREVEKAKRALSSQHQARIEIESFYEGEDFSETLTRAKFEELNMDLFRSTMKPVQKVLEDSDLKKSDIDEIVLVGGSTRIPKIQQLVKEFFNGKEPSRGINPDEAVAYGAAVQAGVLSGDQDTGDLALLDVCPLTLGIETVGGVMTKLIPRNTVVPTKKSQIFSTASDNQPTVTIKVYEGERPLTKDNHLLGTFDLTGIPPAPRGVPQIEVTFEIDVNGILRVTAEDKGTGNKNKITITNDQNRLTPEEIERMVNDAEKFAEEDKKLKERIDTRNELESYAYSLKNQIGDKEKLGGKLSSEDKETMEKAVEEKIEWLESHQDADIEDFKAKKKELEEIVQPIISKLYGSAGPPPTGEEDTAEKDEL, from the exons ATGAAGCTCTCCCTGGTGGCCgcgatgctgctgctgctcagcGCGGCGCGGGCCGAGGAGGAGGACAAGAAGGAGGACGTGGGTACCGTGGTCGGCATCGACCTGGGGACCACCTACTCCTG CGTCGGCGTGTTCAAGAACGGCCGCGTGGAGATCATCGCCAACGATCAGGGCAACCGCATCACGCCGTCCTATGTGGCCTTCACTCCTGAAGGGGAACGTCTGATCGGCGATGCCGCCAAGAACCAGCTCACCTCCAACCCCGAAAACACGGTCTTTGACGCCAAGCGGCTCATCGGCCGCACGTGGAATGACCCGTCTGTGCAGCAGGACATCAAGTTCTTGCCGTTCAAG GTGgttgaaaagaaaactaaaccaTACATTCAAGTTGACATTGGAGGTGGGCAAACAAAGACATTTGCTCCTGAAGAAATTTCTGCCATGGTTCTCACTAAAATGAAAGAAACCGCTGAGGCTTATTTGGGAAAGAAG GTTACCCATGCAGTTGTTACTGTACCAGCCTATTTTAATGATGCCCAACGCCAAGCAACCAAAGACGCTGGAACTATTGCTGGCCTAAATGTTATGAGGATCATCAACGAGCC TACGGCAGCTGCTATTGCTTATGGACTGGAtaagagggagggggagaagaaCATCCTGGTGTTTGACCTGGGTGGCGGAACCTTCGATGTGTCTCTTCTCACCATTGACAATGGTGTCTTCGAAGTCGTGGCCACTAATGGAGATACTCATCTGGGTGGAGAAGACTTTGACCAGCGTGTCATGGAACACTTCATCAAACTGTACAAAAAGAAGACTGGCAAAGATGTCAGGAAAGACAACAGAGCTGTGCAGAAACTCCGGCGCGAGGTAGAAAAGGCCAAACGGGCCCTGTCTTCTCAACATCAAGCAAGAATTGAAATTGAGTCCTTCTATGAAGGAGAAGACTTTTCTGAGACCCTGACTCGGGCCAAATTTGAAGAGCTCAACATG GATCTGTTCCGGTCTACTATGAAGCCCGTCCAGAAAGTGTTGGAAGATTCTGATTTGAAGAAGTCTGATATTGATGAAATTGTTCTTGTTGGTGGCTCGACTCGAATTCCAAAGATTCAGCAACTGGTTAAAGAGTTCTTCAATGGCAAGGAACCATCCCGCGGCATAAACCCAGATGAAGCTGTAGCGTATGgtgctgctgtccaggctggtgtgctcTCTGGTGATCAAGATACAG GTGACCTGGTACTGCTTGATGTATGTCCCCTTACACTTGGTATTGAAACTGTGGGAGGTGTCATGACCAAACTGATTCCAAGGAACACAGTGGTGCCTACCAAGAAGTCTCAGATCTTTTCTACAGCTTCTGATAATCAACCAACTGTTACAATCAAGGTCTATGAAG GTGAACGACCCCTGACAAAAGACAATCATCTTCTGGGTACATTTGATCTGACTGGAATTCCTCCTGCTCCTCGTGGGGTCCCACAGATTGAAGTCACCTTTGAGATAGATGTGAATGGTATTCTTCGAGTGACAGCTGAAGACAAGGGTACAGGGAACAAAAATAAGATCACAATTACCAATGACCAGAATCGCCTGACACCTGAAGAAATCGAAAGGATGGTTAATGATGCTGAGAAGTTTGCTGAGGAAGACAAAAAGCTCAAGGAGCGCATTGATACTAGAAATGAGTTGGAAAGCTATGCATATTCTCTAAAGAATCAGATTGGAGATAAAGAAAAGCTGGGAGGTAAACTTTCCTCTGAAGATAAGGAGACCATGGAAAAAGCTGTAGAAGAAAAGATTGAATGGCTGGAAAGCCACCAAGATGCTGACATTGAAGACTTCAAAGCTAAGAAGAAGGAACTGGAAGAAATTGTTCAACCAATTATCAGCAAACTCTATGGAAGTGCAGGCCCTCCCCCAACTGGTGAAGAGGATACAGCAGAAAAAGATGAGTTGTAG